One Sus scrofa isolate TJ Tabasco breed Duroc chromosome 10, Sscrofa11.1, whole genome shotgun sequence genomic window carries:
- the LOC110255734 gene encoding uncharacterized protein LOC110255734, which translates to MRAHAPAGDGLELGGATKTADYNALSTSVFLELGFCFLPLVNNSSEAYLFCKDANLSWERFKGRDFRNKGSLKENLVLQIKQFHQGGKHGMRKPFHKAAMDKIGRKIASLRQRSTGKLNSLIRAWRGVNSSSRAPALPQGLGPGRDCFGGGVASGAEAGLLTTRIALQESSVSASALCHLGLSVVLGIFAARSSVILQLFHSRNPGPKSQVEVSACLPWEPIKQDQAHRKRYMMPCILQDLLLRRMAGP; encoded by the exons atgcgcGCGCATGCCCCTGCAGGTGATGGACTGGAGCTGGGCGGGGCTACAAAGACTGCTGATTACAATGCACT ATCCACTTCTGTGTTCCTAGAGttagggttctgttttctccctctTGTAAATAATTCATCTGAAGCCTATCTTTTCTGCAAAGATGCAAACCTTTCCTGGGAACGGTTTAAAGGGCGAGATTTTAGAAATAAAGGGTCACTTAAGGAAAACCTGGTTTTACAAATTAAACAATTCCATCAGGGTGGAAAACATGGCATGAGAAAGCCATTTCACAAGGCTGCAATGGATAAAATTGGGAGAAAAATCGCCAGCCTGAGG CAAAGAAGCACAGGAAAGCTTAATTCTTTGATTAGAGCGTGGAGAGGCGTGAACTCCAGCTCGAGAGCACCTGCTCTCCCACAAGGCCTGGGGCCGGGGCGGGACtgctttgggggtggggttgcTAGCGGTGCCGAGGCTGGGCTGCTCACAACCCGGATTGCCCTGCAGGAGTCCAGCGTCTCTGCGTCCGCCCTGTGCCATCTTGGGTTGAGTGTGGTGCTGGGCATCTTTGCTGCCCGGAGCTCAGTCATCCTGCAGCTATTTCACAGCAGGAACCCTGGACCAAAGAGCCAGGTGGAAGTCTCTGCCTGTCTACCCTGGGAGCCAATTAAACAGGACCAAGCGCACAGGAAAAG GTACATGATGCCCTGCATTTTGCAAGATCTTCTGCTGAGAAGGATGGCAGGGCCTTAA